The archaeon genome includes the window GTCAAGGAGAAGGTCCTCGAGGTCCTGAGGTTCAACGAGGCCCCGGACCCGAAGGCCCAGAGCACGATATTCAGGTACGCGGTGTACACGCCACAGGAGGAGATGAAGGAGGTCCTGGCCATGAGTCCGGACCTGAGGCTCCAGACCCTGCGGAGAGCGTTCAGGGTGGAGGACTACAAGACTGCGGCGGAGAACGCGCAGGAGGTCGCAAGGGAACTGAGGGGAGAGGTTAGGGAGCTGGAGGGCGCCGGAAGGGGACTCGAGAGGCTGAAGGAGGAGGCCTCGGAGCTCCGGGAGGAGTCTGGGGAGTTGAAGAGGGCCCACCAAGAGCTGGAGAAGCAGGAGTCGGGGGCGGAGAGGGAGGTTGCAAGGCTCAAGGGTGAGAGGGAGAAGCTGCGGGTGGACATGGTCAGCTATGAGAAGGCTAGGACTGAGGAGAGGCTCCTCGAGAGATCGGTGTCAGAGAGGAGGGAGGGGCTCGAGGGCCTGGAGGAAGAGCTGGAGGGCCTGCGGGAGAGAGCCGGTGAGCTCAGGGAAGTGGAGGTGCCAAAGGGGCCGCCGGAGTCCCTGACCATTTTGGAGCTCAAGGCCGAGGAGCGGAAGGCCCAGGCTGAGGTCAAGAAGCTGGCGGCCCTGGAGGCGACGATGGAGGAGAAGCTCAGAGACTATGGGACGATAATGGAGAGCGGAGTCTGCCCTGTTTGCGACACGAAGATCGCGGAACACGACTTCGGCAAGAGGACTGAGGCCAAGGAGGCCGAAAGGAGGCACGTCAGGAAGCTACTGGGGGAGGCGGAAGGGAAGCTGGAGGACGCGAGGCTCGCGCGCGAGAAAGCAGAGGAGGAACGCCAAGCGAGGGCGAGGGCGGCGGACGCGGAAAAGGAGAGGAAGACGGTCGATTCGGAGTCGCACAGGGTGGAAGGCGCAAGGAAGAAGATTCTAGCGAAGCTGAAAGAGGAGGAGGCCCGGCTCGCGGAGCTGGTGAAGATGACGACGGAGTTGCAGGCGTCTGTGGCGAAAGTCGAGGCGATGGAGGAGAGCCTGGAGGGGGCGGAGGAGTCGCTAAGGAAGACCAGGGACTCGATTTCAACCGGCAGGGAGAAGTTGAGGGGCCTCGGCGTTCGCGTGGCAAGGCTGAAGGAAGAAGTCGAGGCCAAGGAGAAGGCTAGGACGAGAAGAGACTCCCTTGCTGAGGCGGAGCTGTGGCTGACCGGCTACTTCGTGCCCACGGTGCAGCTCATCGAGAGGTCGGTCCTCGCGACGATCAACCAGGACTTCGGCGCGCTCTTCCAGAAGTGGTTCGCGATGCTGGTGGAGGACGCGGAAAAGGACGTGAGGGTCGACGACGACTTCACCCCGCTCGTGACGCAGGAGGGGTACGAGCAGGACGTCA containing:
- a CDS encoding SMC family ATPase, translated to MIIKELELKNIRSYRKAKVELPMGRTLFEGDIGSGKSTILMAVEFALFGLGSESGASLLRLGEQEGEVRLRFEAEGREYEVGRRLQRKGGSVQQRDGWVETPEEKLELSPGEVKEKVLEVLRFNEAPDPKAQSTIFRYAVYTPQEEMKEVLAMSPDLRLQTLRRAFRVEDYKTAAENAQEVARELRGEVRELEGAGRGLERLKEEASELREESGELKRAHQELEKQESGAEREVARLKGEREKLRVDMVSYEKARTEERLLERSVSERREGLEGLEEELEGLRERAGELREVEVPKGPPESLTILELKAEERKAQAEVKKLAALEATMEEKLRDYGTIMESGVCPVCDTKIAEHDFGKRTEAKEAERRHVRKLLGEAEGKLEDARLAREKAEEERQARARAADAEKERKTVDSESHRVEGARKKILAKLKEEEARLAELVKMTTELQASVAKVEAMEESLEGAEESLRKTRDSISTGREKLRGLGVRVARLKEEVEAKEKARTRRDSLAEAELWLTGYFVPTVQLIERSVLATINQDFGALFQKWFAMLVEDAEKDVRVDDDFTPLVTQEGYEQDVRYLSGGERTSVALGYRLALNAMAQRALGGAASDLLILDEPTDGFSREQLGNVREVLDDLGAPQVIVVSHDKELESYADQILRVRKAGGVSVVETPAR